One segment of Campylobacter concisus DNA contains the following:
- a CDS encoding NADH-quinone oxidoreductase subunit C, with protein MRGDKFVEILKTKVKILEVTRQADDQITVLVDRNDLPLAVKTLYYDIGGFISTMIPNDERQINGSYALYYAISMEGSKMTEADDFAAEDKCFITVKTLIPGSDPTFPSVTPLVPACVWYEREAYDMFGLVAEGLPDKRRLVLSDDWPDGLHPLRKDAMDYRYRPDPVDHRDEPDSEFLFPTGDAVVDVPLGPLHITSDEPGHFRLFCDGDEIIDADYRLFYQHRGMEKLAENRMNYDQMGYLAERVCGICGYAHAIACIEAAEKAIKLEIPLRAQAIRVICLEIERLHSHLLNIGLACEVTGNYNAFMHIFRVREYSMELAQLVTGGRKTYGNVVMGGLRRDMTNQEIKKGIEIINKLDVQISEIWDAVMEDKRQIGRWKGVGILDRQIARDFSPVGPNMRGSGFKRDNRYDHPYDFFKQIEFEVAVEHGCDVFAREMVRYKELKSSIHIIRQCFELMPQTPIMIDPVTMIKPENFALGHDEAPRGENVHWIMQGSAQKVYRWRCRAATYNNWPSLRYQFRGNNISDAALIVCSLDPCYSCTERVTLVDVRTKKSKILTEKDLKKFCQDGEVSKKDLR; from the coding sequence ATGAGAGGCGATAAATTTGTAGAAATCCTAAAAACTAAAGTAAAAATTTTAGAGGTAACTCGTCAAGCAGACGATCAGATCACTGTTTTAGTCGATAGAAACGACCTTCCACTAGCTGTTAAAACGCTTTACTATGATATCGGCGGCTTTATAAGCACTATGATACCAAATGACGAGCGCCAGATAAATGGCAGCTATGCGCTTTACTACGCTATCTCAATGGAAGGTAGCAAGATGACTGAGGCGGATGATTTTGCAGCCGAGGATAAGTGCTTTATCACTGTTAAAACGCTTATTCCAGGAAGTGATCCGACATTTCCATCTGTTACTCCGCTAGTGCCAGCTTGTGTTTGGTACGAAAGAGAAGCTTATGATATGTTTGGCCTTGTGGCCGAAGGTTTGCCTGATAAAAGGCGTCTAGTTTTAAGTGATGACTGGCCAGACGGACTTCACCCACTTAGAAAAGATGCGATGGATTATCGCTACCGCCCTGATCCAGTTGATCACAGAGATGAGCCTGATTCTGAGTTTTTGTTTCCAACAGGTGATGCAGTAGTTGATGTGCCACTTGGACCACTACATATTACTTCAGATGAGCCAGGTCACTTTAGACTTTTCTGTGATGGTGATGAGATCATCGACGCTGACTACCGCCTCTTTTATCAACACCGCGGTATGGAAAAGCTAGCTGAAAATAGAATGAACTATGACCAAATGGGCTATCTTGCAGAGAGAGTTTGTGGAATTTGTGGTTATGCTCACGCTATTGCTTGTATCGAAGCAGCAGAAAAAGCTATCAAGCTTGAAATTCCACTAAGAGCTCAAGCTATACGTGTCATCTGTCTTGAGATCGAGCGTCTTCACAGTCACCTTTTAAATATCGGTCTAGCTTGTGAGGTCACTGGTAACTACAACGCTTTCATGCATATCTTTAGGGTTCGTGAGTACTCTATGGAGCTAGCTCAATTAGTAACTGGCGGACGTAAAACATACGGCAACGTTGTTATGGGCGGCTTAAGACGTGATATGACAAACCAAGAGATTAAAAAAGGTATCGAGATCATAAATAAACTTGACGTTCAAATTTCAGAAATTTGGGACGCAGTTATGGAGGATAAACGCCAAATCGGACGCTGGAAAGGTGTGGGAATCCTAGATCGCCAAATAGCACGTGACTTTAGCCCAGTTGGTCCAAATATGAGAGGCTCTGGCTTTAAACGTGATAACCGCTACGATCACCCATACGACTTCTTTAAACAGATAGAATTTGAAGTAGCGGTTGAGCATGGTTGCGACGTTTTTGCTCGTGAGATGGTTAGATATAAAGAGCTAAAAAGCTCTATCCACATCATCCGCCAATGCTTTGAGCTAATGCCTCAAACTCCGATCATGATCGATCCTGTGACTATGATCAAACCTGAAAATTTTGCACTTGGTCATGATGAAGCACCACGTGGCGAGAATGTTCACTGGATCATGCAGGGCAGCGCTCAAAAAGTATATCGCTGGAGATGCAGGGCAGCAACATATAACAACTGGCCAAGTCTAAGGTATCAATTTAGAGGAAACAACATAAGTGACGCTGCGCTTATCGTTTGCTCACTTGACCCTTGCTACTCATGCACCGAGCGTGTTACTTTGGTTGATGTAAGGACTAAAAAAAGTAAAATTTTAACAGAAAAAGACCTTAAAAAATTCTGTCAAGATGGCGAGGTTAGTAAGAAGGATTTAAGATGA
- a CDS encoding formate hydrogenlyase maturation HycH family protein has protein sequence MIQVYKLTKRHMDDNDKLPRELKEIKIFSTCVGHGVGTIDFSEKILELSDEEFDEMIKNSGEYVKFKIGNLSKYFEVEIFAEHIAKLLPQLCECKLKEILANLKEGYIVLRKDF, from the coding sequence ATGATACAAGTTTATAAGCTTACAAAAAGGCATATGGACGACAACGACAAGCTTCCACGCGAGCTAAAGGAGATAAAAATTTTCTCCACTTGCGTGGGACATGGCGTTGGCACAATTGATTTTAGCGAGAAAATTTTAGAGCTAAGCGATGAGGAATTTGACGAGATGATCAAAAACTCAGGCGAATACGTGAAATTTAAGATCGGAAATTTAAGCAAATATTTTGAAGTTGAAATTTTTGCCGAGCATATCGCTAAACTCTTGCCGCAGCTTTGTGAGTGTAAGCTTAAAGAAATTTTGGCAAATTTAAAAGAGGGATATATCGTGCTTAGGAAGGACTTTTGA
- a CDS encoding NADH-quinone oxidoreductase subunit B family protein, with product MSLYQVPEDIKTANDLTAKLEHLKNIKRSFSVYRIDCGSCNGCEIEIFAAITPMWDPERFGFKLVANPRHADILLCTGPVTRQMYYPLLRAYEATPDPKIVVALGACGSSGGIFHDAYSVWGGIDKIIPVDVYIPGCPPHPASIIYGLGMALGIIDQKLHKKSYEEDNTLPPSVEKSVIGDILFERDLQAESRRLMSYIFGRILFEKYMNAIKCSKDVHDPSISREAVLTAIKKEEDPRYAECMGLLHNDVYLKYAKADKSFAIDVDSEVWSKR from the coding sequence ATGAGTCTATATCAAGTCCCAGAGGACATAAAAACAGCAAATGACCTAACTGCAAAGCTAGAGCATTTAAAAAATATCAAAAGAAGCTTTAGCGTTTATAGGATCGACTGCGGAAGCTGTAACGGCTGTGAGATAGAAATTTTTGCAGCTATTACACCGATGTGGGACCCTGAGCGTTTTGGTTTTAAGCTTGTAGCAAACCCAAGACACGCTGATATTTTGCTTTGCACCGGTCCTGTAACAAGACAGATGTATTATCCGCTTCTTCGTGCTTATGAGGCGACTCCAGATCCTAAGATCGTAGTTGCTCTTGGTGCATGCGGAAGCAGTGGCGGAATTTTCCACGACGCTTATAGCGTTTGGGGCGGCATTGATAAGATAATCCCAGTCGATGTCTATATCCCAGGCTGTCCTCCACACCCAGCAAGCATTATTTACGGCCTTGGAATGGCTCTTGGTATCATCGATCAAAAACTTCATAAAAAAAGCTATGAAGAAGATAATACATTGCCACCTTCAGTTGAGAAGTCGGTTATAGGCGATATCTTGTTTGAGCGTGACTTGCAAGCTGAAAGCAGAAGGCTAATGAGCTATATCTTTGGTAGAATCCTTTTTGAAAAATATATGAATGCTATCAAATGTTCAAAAGATGTCCATGACCCAAGCATCTCAAGAGAGGCTGTGCTTACAGCTATCAAAAAAGAGGAAGATCCTAGATATGCTGAGTGCATGGGGCTTTTGCATAATGATGTCTATCTAAAATATGCAAAAGCTGATAAAAGCTTTGCGATAGACGTTGATAGTGAGGTTTGGAGTAAGAGATGA
- a CDS encoding formate hydrogenlyase complex iron-sulfur subunit, which translates to MMKLFDITEKYGKATYAYPFEPYIVPENFRGQPNYTYDLCIGCAACGIACPSNAIELKMNEEQTKLVWEFDCGRCIFCGRCDEVCPTGAVRLSDSFELAVKFDKSALIQRGELEMQTCKCCGKPFTPKRLINFTLEKLGTANLLPGRLEEAKEYLFICPECKKNQSAERLTKGVEEAIK; encoded by the coding sequence ATGATGAAGTTATTTGACATCACAGAAAAATATGGAAAAGCGACATACGCCTATCCATTTGAGCCATATATTGTTCCTGAAAATTTCCGTGGTCAGCCAAACTATACATACGATCTTTGCATAGGTTGTGCAGCTTGCGGTATCGCTTGTCCTAGTAACGCGATAGAGCTTAAAATGAATGAGGAGCAAACAAAGCTTGTTTGGGAATTTGACTGCGGACGCTGCATATTTTGCGGTCGCTGCGATGAGGTTTGCCCAACCGGAGCCGTTCGCCTAAGTGATAGCTTCGAGCTTGCAGTTAAATTTGACAAGAGTGCTCTTATCCAAAGAGGCGAGCTTGAGATGCAAACTTGCAAATGCTGCGGCAAACCATTTACGCCAAAAAGGCTTATAAATTTCACTCTTGAAAAGCTTGGCACAGCAAATTTACTCCCAGGCAGACTTGAAGAGGCAAAAGAGTACCTTTTTATCTGCCCAGAGTGCAAGAAAAATCAATCTGCTGAGAGGCTAACAAAAGGCGTTGAGGAGGCTATAAAATGA